The sequence CGGGTCCAAGCTTCGACCCTACGGAGGCGCCGGTATCAGCCCAGTATCCCAAGTTCCACCAGCTTATTCTGTGTCAGTCATTCGAAGGATCATGGGAGTGGAAGAGACAAATATTTGACATTATTGAAACAGACTCCGAGACCTTGAAAGGAAAAGTGGATTGGTCCATGACCCTGGGAATTGGGCAGGACGATATTGACAAGGAAGATGAAAATCTGCAAACCATTGTCATGACACTCGCTGCTATTGCATACCTGAATAAGAAATGGGGTGGTGATAGGGAAACTTGGGAATTGGTGGGGGAAAAGGCGATGAATTGGGTAAACGCAAAGCTTGCAGCAATGGGTGGACAGCCACTGGAATCGCAGCAAGCTGTTTTGGACCGTTTTCAAAGTGCGATCTAAAATAATTGGCCAGCTAGGATTTTGCAAAGTTGCCTCAGACTGGATTCCCTTTACGTCTCTCCCACACTGTGTATATACTgtaatacggagtagtcgAGTAGTATTTAGTTACGTGTCTCAATGATGATGTATGATTGCCCTAATGTATATACGATTGCGCACACCTTACTGTTCGCTATTCTGTTTCAAATCCCGGAATCAATTTTCCCTTGCTCGTCTTCATCCCCTTTGTCTTTTCTGTCGCCCCGCCTCTTATAATGCCAGTAGAAGATAAATATTAGGGTTGTGGTCGAGACTGTGAAGCCACAGGCGCGAGATAGAAGAGAACCAGGGATTGTCGTCAAAGGAAGACATGAAAATTAGGGCCTGCGGGATGAATGTTAGCATTGATACAGCAGAGGATTCCACGGGACTCAAGGATGAAAGTTTCTAGTTGCCGATATAATATCCCGTTCGTGAACGACACATGCGAGAGGCGAATAGCGCGCAGCAAGTCCTTAAGCTCTCTTCTTATCATAGTTCCGGAGCGCGTGGAGGGGAAAACGTACTGGGAGAGTGGGAGGTTCGAGGGTTTGGTGGTTAGATGTATGTTATCGCCAGCATGCACAGCGAACATTGGACTCCAGGCCATATACTGAAGAAAAGCTGGAAGATACATTCATAATTTGTGAACAAggcaaaaataaaaataaaaataagaataaaaataaaaaaaagggtaatCTTTTGATTAGTCCATGGCTCAATGTAGCGTGTACTGCAATTGTATCACGTCAATCCTAAACTCAGAAGAGCTGTTCGTTAATGGCGTGGGCATTCACAGAATGTAGGACAGTATAGATGAACGTCCACTCACCACCTCCCCTTCTTGAAGCCCACTTCTTTCAATCTTCCGACCTCCGTAAAGCCTCTCTGAACATACCAGTCCCTCAGACCCATCCCTTTGGCCTTGCCATCTATATCGACTGCCATGATTGCCAAGAGAGTCTTTACCCTCGCACCCTGTCCACCATCGGCCTCATACCGAACTTCCCGGGTCGGATCGTCTTCGAACTCCCTAGCCAGATGTCTCGTTTCCCCTGCAGGGAAGACACGatggaagagaaaagacGGCTCCCTACGCCTTGTGACTGGTGTTCGGGGTGTATGAAGAGTGTAAGTTCAACCGTGGATGCGTAGCCGAGCAAGTTGCCCCTAAATGGCGACGCACAGGCATATCCTATGATCTTTTCCTTGCTCTCTCGCAATTGGTCGATGTGGGCGACATAGAATGGGAGGCCTCTCGATCGCGTACTGTTGTATATCCCTGCTATGTAAGAGAGCGGCGGTTCGTGGATGAGGAAGGTCAGGACGGAATTGTGAACATAGTGGCTGTATATGGCATGGATGCCAGGAAGATCAGAGAGTGTGGCAGGGCGAATAGATACGGAGGACATGGTTCCCTTTGCTGGTAGGATGCTCAGTTGTGGTAAAGTCGAACCCTCTCAACCTTGCCTGTTGCCCTTGCTGCCCTAGTGGGTGTGGGGTGCGCGGGGTACATTGGTGGATATGTACGCACTATAGCACGACGCAAGAGCAGCAACAGTGGTTCAAGTGATAGGACGATTTTCTGATTCTCCTGTGCACAAGCTAGATGCGCACGCCTGCATCAAACTTAAACAGTTCCTCCCACACAATCAAGGCCATGAGAATTGGCTGGAGACCTGCTTCCATTACCAGATTTTCTCGGTCTGCCATATTTCAGCAACATGACTGGCACACAGCTCCCCACAGATTCCCATCGAGTTTGCTGTTGTCCATTGTCCCATTACATACAAATTGACCGCCCGCTGGAACTTATTGGCTTTCAAATCTGTTTTCCAAAACTAGAAGAGAATATCCTTGTAGACCATTTTGACCAGAGCTGCCTCTGCAGGCCAGGGTTGCAAAAAGCTCTCAAATCTTGTAGGATACCAGCCTGCGTCTTCCCAGTCCATGAGTGCAATATCACAGTCGCACTTTTCTGAGGTATGTTTGCTGGTTTTGCGAACCAGGATATTCTTTTGATAGATGTCAGAGTGCAAAAAGACCGGTGAGTGGCTCGAAATCCGAGAGAGAGAACACTCCTAGAAATCAGATTTGTGGTTGTGTTGTCAATTCAAGGCTGCTTGGCTGCAGAGTTAAGCAGTAACAGCACTGTTCACTTCATTTTTCACGAAGAAAAGGCCTAGATATCCTCCAGTCTAGGAGATTTGTGTAGAAAAGGTGATGGGGAATACTGCCTTTGAGAACGCTACCGTAGAACCCAGGGGAGGGTAGAGAGCGCATCTATGGCCTTTAACCTGCACATAATATGCAACTCCTCATCGCCTGAGAGCGTCTTCTAACACTTTAACAAAGATTCACCTTCGAAGAACGCCATAACAGGGAACAGTGAGCCATCCGAATCTTGATACATGGCATAGAGCCGTGGTGCGCGGACAATATTGTGCAAGTGGTGCTCAACAAACAGGAGATTGTGTCCCTCAATTTCATTTGTCCAACGACCATAGTTGACAACAAAATGCAGGCCAACTTGCACAATCATCTACGCAACGCGGTCACCAAGAAATATCGTGGACGCCCTGATATCTTCCTTACTAGAGGGTGGCCCGGGCAAGTCCTCTGAGCCGCGAAAATATAGGAGCTGTAAGGGCATCCATATCTTGACAGCTGCTTCTTCGAACCACGAGACAGATGAAGTGATGGAAACTATCCCCTCAAGGCTAGTTTTGCACGGGCATCAGTTCCAACGGGATGTGAATTTCCAATGTTTGTTTTGAGACATTCCTGGGGCTTTGACTGAGCAGCGAGTTTGTCACGtggcctttttttcttctctgtaGCCTCCAGATCTTAAAAGATTTTGCTGGTGTAAGAATTCACCCATAGACCTCTTCCACAACGAAGAAATAGTATTCAAGAACAACGAGCTTCGTTACTTGCGAGACTTAAGGTTTGTGGGTCCCGTTCAACCATCCGTGACGGGGTTTCGGAGATTCGTTGACCC is a genomic window of Coccidioides posadasii str. Silveira chromosome 3, complete sequence containing:
- a CDS encoding uncharacterized protein (EggNog:ENOG410PRSS~COG:M), whose amino-acid sequence is MSSVSIRPATLSDLPGIHAIYSHYVHNSVLTFLIHEPPLSYIAGIYNSTRSRGLPFYVAHIDQLRESKEKIIGYACASPFRGNLLGYASTVELTLFIHPEHQSQGFEDDPTREVRYEADGGQGARVKTLLAIMAVDIDGKAKGMGLRDWYVQRGFTEVGRLKEVGFKKGRWIDVIQLQYTLH